The DNA window GGCCAGGCGTGCGGCCACGCCCACCATGACGCAGCCGACGACCGCGTCCACCACCCGCCACGTCCTCGGGCTCGACAGCGGCCCCGACAGCGCCCGCGCCCCGAGCCCGAGCCCCGTGAACCACACGACGGAAGTCGCGCACGCGCCCGCCGCCGCCCACCAGCGGGTCGGGCCGAAGTTGTTCGTCACCGTGCCGAGCATGAGCACGGTGTCGAGGTAGACGTGCGGGTTGAGCCAGGTCAGCGCCAGCGTCGTGACCGCCACCGAGGCGGCCGGGCGCGCCGTCGCCTCCCCCAGCGCCCCGGGCCGCAGCGCCGAGCGGAACGAGGACAGGGCGAAGGCGACCAGGTAGGCCGTCCCGCCCCAGCGCAGCGCCCTCAGCACCCAGGGGGCCGCGCCGGCCAGTACGCCGATCGAGCCGGTGCCGGTGGCGATGAGGATCAGGTCGCTCAGCGCGCAGATGGCGATGACGAGCCCGATGTGCTCGCGCCGCACCCCCTGGCGCAGCACCCAGGCGTTCTGGGGGCCGATGGCGACGATGAATCCGAACCCGGTACCGAAGCCGGTCAGGGCGGCGGCCGGGCCCGCCAGGGTGGTTGCGGCGGAGGCCGGACCCGCCAGGGTGGTTGCGAGCGCTGTTGTCATCACGAATGCGAGCCTAGGGTCGCCCCAGGGTGAAGCCCAGCGCATTATTCTTCAATATATGAAGCAGCCCTTCATGCACCCCGACCAGCTCGCCACCCTGGAGGCCATCGCCGAGACCGGCACCTTCGAGGCCGCCGCCGCGCGCCTGGGCATCTCGCCCTCCGCGGCGAGCCAGCGCATCCGCGCCCTGGAGTCGGCGCTCGGACGGATCCTCGTGCAGCGCACGACGCCCTGCGCCATGACCGACGACGGCGCCGTCGTCCTGCGCTACGCCCGGGCGCAGGCGCTCCTGGCCCGGGAGATGGCCGCCGAGCTCGCCCCGGCATCCGATTCCGGGGCGGCGTCCGCCACCGGCGCCGTCGGGACCAGCGCCATCGAGCTGACCGTGGCGGTCAACGTCGACTCCCTGGACACCTGGTTCACCGGGGTCCTGCGCCGGGCCGCCGGCTGGCCCTACCGGTTGCGCCTGTACGCGGTCGACGAGACCCGCACCGAGGAGCTGCTGCGCTCGGGCCGGGTCATGGCCGCGATCTCCGCGGCCCCCACCCGGGTGGCCGGCTGCCGGGTGGAGCGGCTGGGCGCGATGACCTACGCGCCCGTCGTCGCCGCCTCGCTCCTCGCCGGCACGGGGGCGGGCTCGGTCGCCGAGCTGCCAATGCTGCGATTCGACGCCGACGACGACCTGCAGGACCTCGCCCTGCGCGCGGCGGGGCTGCCTGTCCCGCCGCCCCGGGCGCACGTGCCGACGACGTCGGGCTTCCTGGCGGCGATCGAAGCGGGCCTGGGCTGGGGCGTATTCCCTCAGGACCGCCTGGCGGACCACCCGGACCTGGTGCCCGTGCCCGGCCTGGCGACGGTGGAGCGCGAACTGTTCTGGCACCGCTGGTCCATCGCCTCGACGAGCCTGGACCGGCTCACCGAGGCGGTGCGCGAGAGCTTCGGGCCGGGCCGTCAGCCCTCCCGCGGCTCCCGCACGTCCCGCGCTTCCCGCGCCTCGACCTGATCCACGATGTAGACGGCGGTGCTCAGGGTGAGGTCGGGGCGCGCCGCGCGGACAGCCCGGATCCTCTCCAGCTTGCCCAGGGACCGGTCGGCACGGGCGTCGACGACCTCGTGGAGCCAGCGCGTGGACTGCTCCTCGTCGGCGAACCCGACCTGGCGCAGCGCCGCTCGGGGGTCGCGGCGGCCACGGCCGGCGCTGCGGGCGAGTCGGGCCCAGAAGGATGTCCTCATGATCTTCTCCGGTTCTCTCGGTGGGACGGGGCGGGGTTCAGCGGCGCGGGGCGCGCAGGACGTGCAGGCGCCAGCGCGTTCCCAGCCAAGGGATGACCGTGTACACGGCGGGGACGCCCGCGGCGATCACCGCGAGGGCGGTGAGCCACCGGGGCGGGTCGGTCAGGGCGCAGACCAGGGCGACGACGGCGAGGACCGCCAGGCACGCCGCCGCCCAGCGCCCGAGGCGCCCTGCCTGGGCCGCGAGCGCCTCGGCCTCGGCGCCCGGGTCGGTGTGGATCGGCCGGGTGCCGGGGGCGGCCTTGAAGATCTGCATGTTCGCCACGCCGAGGACCCGGTGCCAGCCGGCCGCCTCGAAGAGCGCGAGGTAGTCCTCGTCGGCCCGGTCGGTGTAGTCGACGGCGAAGACCGCCTGCTCGGGCTCGGCGGGCTCGAAGAGCCACAGGCCCGGCGCGCTGATGCCGCTCAGGCGCTGGCCGCGGGCGGCCATGCTGGCGAAGAGCTCCAGGTCCTTCTCGGGGGACACGGCCATTCCGTGCCCCATGCGTCGGGTGGTCATGATTCCTCCAGGATTTCTTCGGACAGGGCTATGAGTCGGCGTCGGCGCTCGATATTGCGCCGCAGGGAGGCGGTTCCGGCCTCGGTGCGGCGGTAGGGGCGGCGGGGCCCGGCGTCGTCGACCTCCTCGATGAGGCCGACGGCGAGGAGCTTCCTGAGGGTCGTGTACAAGGTGGCGGGCCCCATGGCGAGGTCGGGGCCGCCGCGCTCGTCGAGGAGGGCCATGACGGCGTAGCCGTGCCTGGGGCGGCTCAGGGCGGCGAGGACCTGGACGGCCGGGTCGGGCAGGTCCCCGGTGGCGTATCCGGAGGCGCGGCTCATGATAGGGCCTTCGCGTTCGCTATATCCATACTGGATATATTAATTGATGATATGCGGTTCCGCAAGAGGGCGGTCCGCGGCGGCGATGTGCCAGGATCGACCCATGAGCGACTACGGGCAGCGGTCGGACGACCGGCATCAGGGGTACGGACGCGGCGATCGCGCGGGCCGGGGCGGCGGGCCCCGCCGGTACGACGGCGCCGGCCGGGGGGACCGGGGCTACCGGGATGACCGGGAAGGCCGGGACGACCGGGGCTACCGCGACCGCGGCTACCGGGGCGGCGGGCCGCGCGGGTACGACGGCCGGGGCGACCGTGGCGATCACCGCGGCGGTCCCCGCCGGTACGACGACTACCGGGGCCGGTCCCACGACGGCCGCGGCCGCGACGACTACCGCGGGGAGCGCCGCCGCTACAACGACGAACCGCGCGACGGCCTGCTGGCCGACCTCGTCGATCACCTCCGCGCCCTGGACGGCCGCTCCTACGCCGCCTACAAGGCGATCGTCGGCCGCTACGCCGCGCCCGAGGGCTGGGTCCTGCACGTCGACCGCGTCCAGCCCGACCCCTACGCCCCGCCCACTCGCATCCACGTGGACGTGCCCGCCGACCTGCCGGGCCTGGAGGTCCTGGCCGAGCGCGCCCTGCTGGAGACGGCGGACCGGCGCCTGGCCGTCGGCGACTTCCTCACCCGCGAGCTGCGCGCGGGCTTCGGGGGCACGGCCCTGTCCATTGCCGCCCCGGGCCAGGAGATCCTCGAGCGCTCCTCGGTCCTGCTCGTCCCCGCGCCCGCCGTCGGCCCGGCTGGCGCCCGCGACGGCGACCCGGGCGGCACCCGCGACGTCGGCACGGACGAGGCCGGCGGCCCCGACGCCCCGGGGGCCGGCGGCGCCGTCGGCCCCCTGCCCGCATCGGCGTCGGAGTGGACCATTGAGATCCGCGCCCGCATGGCCCTGCCCGCCCGGGGCCGGTCCATCCAGGGGCACGAGGCCTCCCGCATCATCAGCCGGGACCTGACCCGCGCCCTGACCGCCGCCCTCGACCTGACCGGCGAGCGAGCCGAGCGCCTCGTGGCGCACGTGGCCGCGCTGGAGGACCACCGGGCGCTGAGCGAGGCCGTGCGCGAGCGGGGCTGGGTCTCCTTCCTGGCCGACGGATCCCTGCTCCCCCGCCGCTCGGGCGTCTCCGACGAGCCCATGGGCGCCGGCGCCGTGCCGCTGAGGGCCCCCGACTCCCTGGCCGCCGTCGTCGAGCTGCCGCATGCGGGGCGGGTGCGCGGCACCGCCGTGGGACCGGGCGTGACTCTCGTCGTGGGCGGCGGCTACCACGGCAAGTCGACGCTGCTCAACGCGATCGAGCGGGGCGTCTACCCGCACGTGCCCGGCGACGGGCGCGAGCTGGTCGCCACCGCCCCCGACGCCGTCAAGGTGCGCGCGGCCGACGGCCGGGCGGTGACCGGCGTCGAGCTGACCCCGTTCATCGCGCACCTGCCCGGGGGTCGGGACACGGCCGCCTTCGTCACGCAGAACGCCTCGGGCTCGACCTCGCAGGCGGCCTCGCTCATGGAGTCGATCGAGGCGGGGGCGAGCGCGATCCTGCTCGACGAGGACACCTCGGCGACCAATCTGCTCATCCGCGACGCCCGCATGCGGACCCTCGTGGCCGCCGAGCGCGAGCCGATCACGCCGCTGGTGGACCGGGTGGGCGCACTGGCCGCGGACCTGGGCGTGTCCACGGTGCTGGTCATGGGCGGGTCGGGCGACTACCTCGACGTGGCCGACCGCGTCCTGCTCATGGACTCCTACGTCCTGCACGACGCCACCGCCCAGGCCCGCGACGTGGCCGCCGCCCAGCCCCGCCAGGTCACGGCGCTGGCGGGCTTCGACCGGCCGGCGTCGCGCGTGCCGCTGCCCGCGCCGGCGCGCACCCGGCGCGGGCCGGTGCGCACGCGCGCGCACGGGACGACGGGGCTGACCCTGGACCGCGAGGACGTCGACGTCTCCGACGTGGCCGGGATCGTGGACCCCGGCCAGGCCGAGGCGATCGCCTGGGCACTGCGGGCGCTGCTGGAGCAGCGCTTCGACGGGACCTCGACGCTGCGCACCTGCCTGAGCGACCTGGAGGCGCTGCTCGACGACGAGGGGCTGGACGCGCTGCAGGACGTCGGCGCCCGCCCCGCCTTCCTGGTCCGGCCGCGGATGGTCGACGTCGCGGCGGCGGTCAACCGGTACCGGAGGCTGGAGCTGGCCTGACGCCGCGGGCCGGGTCCGCGGCGGCTCAGCGCAGGGCGGCCAAGGCCCCGTCCTGGGCGACGAGGGCCTTGACCAGAGCGGCGACCTCGCCGTCGTGGAAGGCGGCGGGGGCGAAGACACCGCCCGCGAAATCGGTGGCCAGGTGCAGGTTGACCTGGGGGCCGACGACGCCGGTGGTGAAGTTGACGAGGATGGCGCGCAGGTGCTCGATCGGGCGGTGGCCGGCGGAGTAGGAGTAGCCGACGAGGCCGATGGCCCGGTTCGCCAGCACCGAGGGCGTAATGAAGTCGATGGCGTTCTTCAGGGCGCCGGGCACGGAGTGGTTGTACTCGGGGGTGACGAAGATGTAGGCGTCGAAGCCGGCGAGGGCCTTGTTCCAGGCGACGGCGGCCGGGTCCTTGGCGGGGGCCATCATCGGGGGGACCTCCTCGGCGAAGACCGGCAGGTCGAAGTCGGCCAGCTCGAGGACCCGGGCGTCGACGCCGTCGACCTCGTTGACCTTCTCGGCGATCCACCGGGCGACGGCGGAACCGGCGCGGCCGGGACGGACGGAGCCGGTGATAACGGCGATGGTGGTCATGGGCGCTCCTCGCAAGAGATAACTCGATCGGCGAACCACCCTAGGCCTAAAGACCCACGCACACCAGTGATCGCGCCATGACTTGCGGCACCCACCCCGATTCCGCCGCCCTCCCGCCGCTCCCCGCCCGCCCGCCGCTCCCCGCCCGCCCTCGGCGTCGCGCACGTCCGGGAAGCCGCAACGACGGGCGGCGACGGCCTGCGGGACGCAGGAAATGGCGCTCTGGGAGGATCGTTCCGCCCCGCACCCGGTGACCGCCTCGACGAAACCGCGGAATCATGCGGAAGTCACTGAGCGCATCCGCGGTGCCGCCCCGAACGATCCTCCCGGAGCGCCAGAATTGGAGCCGAAGGGGCGCTGCGACCGGCTCGCAGCCCCGAACCGGAGCCCGGCGGAGCGGCCGGCGCGCGAGACCCAGCGGATACATCGAATCGAATGCAGTTTCCGCCGGTTTCGCGTGTCGTTTCCGCCGGTTTCGCGTGTCGTTTCCGCCGGTTTCGGCGATAAGGGGCGGCGTCAGTCGGCGAGGAAGAAGCGGGCCGAGGGGTCGTCGGTCTCCTCGCGGTAGGCGTAACCCAGGCGGTCCATGTGCTCGGTCAGCGTCGCGTCGTCCGGGCCGCCGCCGACCTCGAATGCGGTGAGAATGCGCCCGTAGTCGGCGCCGTCGGTGCGGTAGTGGAAGAGCGTAATGTTCCAGCGCGTCCCCAGGATCTCCAGGAACCGCATGAGGGCCCCGGGCGACTCGGGGAATTCGAAGGAGAACAGCCGCTCCGTCAGCCCCGCGGGCGCCCGCCCGCCGACCATGGAGCGCACGTGCACCTTGGCGAGCTCGTCGTCGGTCAGGTCGACGACGCCGTAGCCGGCCGCCTCCAGGTCGGCCACGATCTCGGCGCGCTCCTGGCGCCCGCGTGTGAGCCCGACGCCCACGAAGATGCGCGCCGGTGCGCCGGACGGCGCCGCGGCGGACAGCCGGTAGTTGAACTCAGTGACCGACCGCCCGCCGAGCACCGAGGCGAAGCGCAGGAACTCGCCCTGGACCTCGGGGATCGTCACCCCCAGGATCGCCTCGCGCTGCTCGCCGAGCTCACTGCGCTCGGAGATGTAGCGCAGCTGGTGGAAGTTGAGGTTGGCGCCGCTCAGCACGCAGGCGAGCCGCTCCCCGGCGATCCCGTGCTTGGCCGCATAGACCTTGAGGCCCGCCAGCGCCAGCGCACCGGAGGGCTCGGGCACGGCGCGCACGTCCTCGAAGATGTCGCGCACGGCGGCGGAGACCTGGTCGGAGGAGACGGTGACGACGTCGTCGAGCAGTGTCGAGCACAGGCGGAAGGTCTCCTCCCCCACGCGCCGCACGGCCACGCCCTCGGCGAAGAGTCCCACGCGCTCCAGGGTGACGGGGACACCGGCGGCCAGCGCCGCACTCAGGCAGGCGGACTCCTCGTGCTCGACGCCGATGATCCGCATCTGGGGCATGAGGGTCTTGACGAGCACCGCAATGCCCGCGGCGAGCCCCCCGCCGCCCACGGGGACGAAGATGCGGTCGAGCTCGGCGTCTTGCTGGATGATCTCCAGGCCGATGGTGCCCTGGCCGGCGATGACGCGCGGGTCGTCGAAGGGGGCGATGAAGGTGCGGCCCTCGGTCTCGGCGATGCGCTGGGCCTCGGCCTTGGCGGCGTCGAAATTGTTCCCGAGCAGCAGGACTCGCCCGCCCAGGTCGCGCACGGCGTCGACCTTGATGCGCGGGGTGACGGTGGGCATGACAATGGTGGCGTCGACGCCCAGCAGCGTGGCGGAGCGGGCGACGCCCTGGGCGTGGTTGCCGGCGGAGGCGGTGATGACGCCGCGGGCGCGCTCGGCCTCGCCCAGGGCGCGCATGGCGTTGTAGGCGCCGCGGATCTTGAAGGAGTGGACCGTCTGGAGGTCCTCGCGCTTGACGGCGACGGTGCAGCCCAGACGCGCCGACAGCGCCCGCATGGGCTGGAGCGGGGTGTGCTCGGCGGCCTCGTAGACGGGGGCGCGCAGGATCTCGCGCAGGTAGCGGGTCGAGTTCCAAGGGGTTTTGGCGGTGCGGTCGCGGTCGGTGCGGTCGTTCACGGCGCTCAGGGTAACCGGACGCCGCGCGGCGCCGGGAGATAAAACGGGGCGGGTCTGACGGCGGGGGCGGGCGGCGCCGAGCGCAGCGGACACGCCGGGACGGGCGGGCGCCGGGCAGCGGCCGCACCGGGGCGGGCGGGCGCCGGGCAGCGGCCGCACCGGGGCGGGCGGGCGCCGTCGTCAGCCGAGCCGCTCGACCAGCCAGTCGGCCATGGCGGTGACGACCTGCGGGTCGACGTGGTTGGGGGTGTCGTAGTCGAGCGGGCCGCTGGTCCCGCTCACGGGCATGAACAGGTGGTTGAGCCCGTCGAAGAGCTGGTAGTCGGCCTGCTTGCCCTCCAGGACGGGGCGCCAGGCCGCGTAGTCCCTGTCCGGGGAGACCTGGGCGTCGGCGCCACCCTGCAGCACCAGCACGGGCACGCCGATGGCCGCCACGTCGTCGGGCAGGCGCGCGTGCATCTGGTTGAGGCTCACGATGTAGCTGGCGGGCAGGCCCAGGATCGGCTCGCCGTTGGGGTCGGTCAGGGCCTTGGCGGCGGCGAGGGCGGCGCTCTGGGTCGCCCGGGCGGAGGCCTTCTCGTCGTCGCCCGCGTCGGAGGACTGGATCTGCGCCTCGGCCTGGTCGGTCATGATGTCGAACAGGTCGCGCGGGCTGCCCGCCAGGGCGATGCCCGCCGCCACCTCCGGGTGGCGCGCCAGGATCGTGGGCAGGAGCATGCCGCCCAGGCTGTGCCCGGCGACGACCACCGAGTACCCCGCGACCTCGCTGTCCGGCAGCATCCGCAGGGCCGCGTCGAGGTCGTCGAGCACCTCGGACTCCAGGGTCCAGGCCCCGGCGTCGGCGCCGGGGTCCTGGTTGTAGCGCTTGTTGTAGCGCAGCGAACTGATGCCGGCCTGCGCCA is part of the Actinomyces sp. oral taxon 414 genome and encodes:
- a CDS encoding LysE/ArgO family amino acid transporter, whose product is MTTALATTLAGPASAATTLAGPAAALTGFGTGFGFIVAIGPQNAWVLRQGVRREHIGLVIAICALSDLILIATGTGSIGVLAGAAPWVLRALRWGGTAYLVAFALSSFRSALRPGALGEATARPAASVAVTTLALTWLNPHVYLDTVLMLGTVTNNFGPTRWWAAAGACATSVVWFTGLGLGARALSGPLSSPRTWRVVDAVVGCVMVGVAARLALGA
- a CDS encoding ArgP/LysG family DNA-binding transcriptional regulator, whose product is MKQPFMHPDQLATLEAIAETGTFEAAAARLGISPSAASQRIRALESALGRILVQRTTPCAMTDDGAVVLRYARAQALLAREMAAELAPASDSGAASATGAVGTSAIELTVAVNVDSLDTWFTGVLRRAAGWPYRLRLYAVDETRTEELLRSGRVMAAISAAPTRVAGCRVERLGAMTYAPVVAASLLAGTGAGSVAELPMLRFDADDDLQDLALRAAGLPVPPPRAHVPTTSGFLAAIEAGLGWGVFPQDRLADHPDLVPVPGLATVERELFWHRWSIASTSLDRLTEAVRESFGPGRQPSRGSRTSRASRAST
- a CDS encoding DUF2812 domain-containing protein; the encoded protein is MTTRRMGHGMAVSPEKDLELFASMAARGQRLSGISAPGLWLFEPAEPEQAVFAVDYTDRADEDYLALFEAAGWHRVLGVANMQIFKAAPGTRPIHTDPGAEAEALAAQAGRLGRWAAACLAVLAVVALVCALTDPPRWLTALAVIAAGVPAVYTVIPWLGTRWRLHVLRAPRR
- a CDS encoding PadR family transcriptional regulator, which encodes MSRASGYATGDLPDPAVQVLAALSRPRHGYAVMALLDERGGPDLAMGPATLYTTLRKLLAVGLIEEVDDAGPRRPYRRTEAGTASLRRNIERRRRLIALSEEILEES
- a CDS encoding ABC-ATPase domain-containing protein: MSDYGQRSDDRHQGYGRGDRAGRGGGPRRYDGAGRGDRGYRDDREGRDDRGYRDRGYRGGGPRGYDGRGDRGDHRGGPRRYDDYRGRSHDGRGRDDYRGERRRYNDEPRDGLLADLVDHLRALDGRSYAAYKAIVGRYAAPEGWVLHVDRVQPDPYAPPTRIHVDVPADLPGLEVLAERALLETADRRLAVGDFLTRELRAGFGGTALSIAAPGQEILERSSVLLVPAPAVGPAGARDGDPGGTRDVGTDEAGGPDAPGAGGAVGPLPASASEWTIEIRARMALPARGRSIQGHEASRIISRDLTRALTAALDLTGERAERLVAHVAALEDHRALSEAVRERGWVSFLADGSLLPRRSGVSDEPMGAGAVPLRAPDSLAAVVELPHAGRVRGTAVGPGVTLVVGGGYHGKSTLLNAIERGVYPHVPGDGRELVATAPDAVKVRAADGRAVTGVELTPFIAHLPGGRDTAAFVTQNASGSTSQAASLMESIEAGASAILLDEDTSATNLLIRDARMRTLVAAEREPITPLVDRVGALAADLGVSTVLVMGGSGDYLDVADRVLLMDSYVLHDATAQARDVAAAQPRQVTALAGFDRPASRVPLPAPARTRRGPVRTRAHGTTGLTLDREDVDVSDVAGIVDPGQAEAIAWALRALLEQRFDGTSTLRTCLSDLEALLDDEGLDALQDVGARPAFLVRPRMVDVAAAVNRYRRLELA
- a CDS encoding NADPH-dependent FMN reductase codes for the protein MTTIAVITGSVRPGRAGSAVARWIAEKVNEVDGVDARVLELADFDLPVFAEEVPPMMAPAKDPAAVAWNKALAGFDAYIFVTPEYNHSVPGALKNAIDFITPSVLANRAIGLVGYSYSAGHRPIEHLRAILVNFTTGVVGPQVNLHLATDFAGGVFAPAAFHDGEVAALVKALVAQDGALAALR
- the ilvA gene encoding threonine ammonia-lyase, biosynthetic encodes the protein MNDRTDRDRTAKTPWNSTRYLREILRAPVYEAAEHTPLQPMRALSARLGCTVAVKREDLQTVHSFKIRGAYNAMRALGEAERARGVITASAGNHAQGVARSATLLGVDATIVMPTVTPRIKVDAVRDLGGRVLLLGNNFDAAKAEAQRIAETEGRTFIAPFDDPRVIAGQGTIGLEIIQQDAELDRIFVPVGGGGLAAGIAVLVKTLMPQMRIIGVEHEESACLSAALAAGVPVTLERVGLFAEGVAVRRVGEETFRLCSTLLDDVVTVSSDQVSAAVRDIFEDVRAVPEPSGALALAGLKVYAAKHGIAGERLACVLSGANLNFHQLRYISERSELGEQREAILGVTIPEVQGEFLRFASVLGGRSVTEFNYRLSAAAPSGAPARIFVGVGLTRGRQERAEIVADLEAAGYGVVDLTDDELAKVHVRSMVGGRAPAGLTERLFSFEFPESPGALMRFLEILGTRWNITLFHYRTDGADYGRILTAFEVGGGPDDATLTEHMDRLGYAYREETDDPSARFFLAD
- a CDS encoding DUF3887 domain-containing protein; the encoded protein is MGIRKIVACAGALCLLLAGCGAPSPGAGGTGDWVTASTEELKEQGTALVNDMEQGDFAAVVGTFDDTMRSSLSEEKLAETWHTAVDAKGAFESITGASVNSAQGYGVTTVVAQHAGGSVAVQFTFSSDRKVGGLYLRDASADDIAAATGTPGAAAAPTAATSPEPTGPHSVDHPVAVGAHRLNGTLVTPKPDVQDRRIVVVLVAGSGPNDMDETVGTNKPLRDIADGLAQAGISSLRYNKRYNQDPGADAGAWTLESEVLDDLDAALRMLPDSEVAGYSVVVAGHSLGGMLLPTILARHPEVAAGIALAGSPRDLFDIMTDQAEAQIQSSDAGDDEKASARATQSAALAAAKALTDPNGEPILGLPASYIVSLNQMHARLPDDVAAIGVPVLVLQGGADAQVSPDRDYAAWRPVLEGKQADYQLFDGLNHLFMPVSGTSGPLDYDTPNHVDPQVVTAMADWLVERLG